TCTTATCCAAGACCTCTATGTGTGATAAAATCAGTGAAAATAGCCGTAAGATCTTCTGTTGCTGGTACTTGGTACCACACCGCCTCCACAAAATCTACCCGGGCACATCTCAGATGTGCTGGTGCCTGTGTGGACACGAGGGTACCCTGTCCCACATTTAGTGGCAATGTCCGAAATTACTCCCCTTCTGGGAAACTATCCATCAATATTCAATATTCCCCAGATCTCTCTCCCGCCATCCCTCTCCGACTCCCCGATTCCTGGCTCAGTTCCTAAAGTTCCCAAACACATTCTGAAACTCATCACACACATACTTAGTGCTGTTAGGTGTCAAATCGCCCTTTTTTGGAAAAACCCAAAACCATCTCTGCTCCCATCCATCATCAACCACATATGGCAATTATATCGTCTGGAATATATTACAAGTATTCGTCACACCCCCATCCAATTTAataaggtctggagtccttggacaTCATTATCACGTAGCCTCTCCCCACTTGGCTGACTAACGACTTCTAGCTCTCGTTCTCGTTATTTCTTTCTTATATCATGGATATTTATCCTCTCTAATCCTTTCTTCCTCTTTTGGATAGTGACCCCCccactccctccccctctcttctccttGTTTCCTCTCCCTCTTTTCATTTTCCATCCCCCTTGACATTATATACTGTTAATAATATGTTGTCTATTTTTCTTGGAGATTAGAATTTGTTTTGATTCACATATTATGTCAACTTCCCACTCTTTGTTATTTACCTGttaaattcaataaaatgtttattcaaaaGAAAATTGTGGTGGGGCAGGTCCAGAAACAAGTGAATTTAAGGTGAAATAAATGTTGGCACTAATTTTAGAAGGTTTTTAACAATATTTAGTAAAAGACAAAGAGATATTCAGTGATACTCTGCATGCAGACATCTGCAGTGCAAATTTTCATAATTTATGCTACGCAAACGTATATAAAGTCAAAAAGTAGAATCAAATTCCTCAAAGACCAccaaaatctgattttttttttaatgttgtataTGTGCAGACTGATAGATTAAGTAGATGttgttggataaaaaaaaaattggggcagGTACAAAGATAGTTCAGTCAAGATATTGGATTTGGTTTAATGTGGATCAATGTTCGTCCACAAACAATGCAACGAATatccaatgtatttatatatacagcctACAACAATGGCTGCCTCCTTGAATCAGGACAGGGGGTGTGGTCAAGACCTGATGGGGGtgtccaacaaaatggctgcctacactaTGTGCCTCACAATGTCACCAGTTACTAGTTCTTATGAATATTGCTGCAGCCAACAAAATGGCCGACCCCCACTAGACGACGGATACACTTGAGATAAGGTTGCTGACTATGGCAGAATGGGTGAAACGAGGCAATACCTGGGTCGTCAcgcttaatattttatttcattgtcaTTTCACAGAAAATAAACCTTCACACAAGAAAATCTGACACAAATCAGAGCCCCCCTGAGGCGGACGGGTCACGCGTAGCTCCTGGTAATTTATGTCGCACACAGTTAACAATTTCTCGAGTCGGTGGCGGCCCCATCACAGGGTTTGCCTCCATTTTGTGGGCGGGGATTAACGCACTGCCGTTCCCTTGTCTGAACTCTCCCCGAGCATGGGGTCCAGTCTGACCAGCAGTTCCAGTTTCCATCTATGGCAGGTactgaaaaataaacaacaaatgaaCTTGTGAGACTGAGAATGTGTGAGGAGATTTGTCCGCAGCGGTGAACCCCCCCGGTGACCTGTGTAGTGGTACGTCCCTCTAAAAAGCATGACTGTATTTTGAGCTACACGCTTCTTAACATACGTGTAACCTTTAATCTACTGCATGGTTGCTTTTGGAGACAAGccaatcctcctcctcctcatcatcatcaatttgaaTGTAAATCCGCTGTTGATGTATCGCGGTTTCAAAATACCTAACGTCGATTTATGGTATTTACATGGGCtcaagtgcatgctggcacttgtagtgcaatataCTAAGTGCTGTagtacagactagggtcaatttgatagcagccaattaacctaccagtatgtttttgcagtgtgagaggaatccggagcacccggaggaaacccacgcaaacacggggagaacatacaaactccacaaagataaggccatggtcaggaattgaactcatgaccccagtgctgtaaggcagacgtgctaaccactgagccaccgtgctgtcgaTGTTACCATTAATCAAGGATAAGTCATCGATGGGAGTTAAACTCATAAACGACATTTTCGCCTTGAACCCCAATGGACAGTGCATTCAGAATCAGTCGATAGCTTTTACGATTTCTACTGGATGTATTGCAAAACATGACATTATTTTGACTGTACAATATGAAGCTCCATTTTTACCATGACCCCAATTTAACCAGCTAGTCATACCCCAACACAACCAGACACACTCAACTTTACCCAAGGCCAACAACTTTGTTGGTAAGCTGCCCAAACTTTGATGACACAAATATCAGGACTATTTGGAAACATTTAACAGTTACCTAATTTTTCCAGTAAAAATGACAGTGCtcggcagggccgtaactagggctgtgcgataggggcgaccgcccagggcgcaacgctgaaggggggcgcaatttaggaatattttaggttaatttggttaaaattgagggctagggggcgccatttgtctttctcgcccagggcgctagaattctaagttacggctctggtgctcGGTTACTAATTTAAGGCACATTTACCCACAATGCTTTGGAATTTGGACCTACTGTGATGGTGTTTGCAGAAAGAGCAAAgttttatcacaccctcccccaATGGTGTCACCTTTTCCAATGCACCAAACTGTGCGCTTTGTAGGTCTAATATAGTTAATGATTTTTACATGAACAAACTCACatatctggaaaaaaaacaaaacaaaaccagaacaaacACGAGCGGATGAAGAGTCTTATTTACCTGGCCTCTGGGTGATTTCACAAGCTGGCCCTTTAAACCCTAATGGGCAAATACATTCACAGCGATTCTCTGTAAAGATCAAGGATAAAACTGgttatattttacaatgttttgCAAGGATTTCTTTTAAaggtttgcagcatttttttttttgttatactgCTTAAAAGATAATATTTCATATATTGACATGATATTATACTAGTTGGAACTTTAGAAACTGATTTATCTTTTGACCTCAAAAACCTGATGTCTCACTAGATAGGTAAAAATTATCAGATAAGGATTTTCCAAACGGGTACACATTCTAGAGACGATTTGTTAAAGATGTACATTTTACACCAGTTTCTATCCAACAGCCAATCATGTttgaatttttttcaaaaaagtttGTGTTTGACGCTGTTCTTTACTGATTGGCTGAGAACACGGCCCCCGAATCTGGGTAAAAAAacgtattaatttattaaatcacATTCTGTGGGCCTGTTTCACCTTCAAACCCAATGTGAGCGCATACAAAGCGAACGTAACTTGTCCGCACGTAAGCTCCCATCAGAACGCACGCCAAAGAAATCTCTTAATAAtagtaatcattaataaaaataggtTTTACATGAcgtacataaatcaggatgttattaattcgtactgtacataaaatgcatttttatagtttttcctACTTCCACGCGCATGCTTTGACATGCACACGTGTAATCATCACGtagctgagagatgcccaaagcttaaagtTAACCGCCTCTGCGTTAGCACACCCTTGGCGCATTCCTTACCGCTCATTACTTACATCCGTTCACCCCGTCTCATCCCCTGTTCCGCCcgatgtaagtgtcatttgcattcgcaCATGAATTGCATGCGGTTGCGTTCATTGGTGCAACTCCTGTTCTGGCGCAAGGCGCAGAGAATTTTCCCGCAAGACGCAGCGCGCAAATGAACTTATGTCCGGAGATGATTCAGGCCCCTCTGTGTGTAATGTGGGGGTTTATCAGATGCAAAGATTCTCTGAGTGACCACGTTTCATACATCAAAGAGCACCACTGACATATTTTAAAGGGATGCATCGttttttttaagctttgtgtCTTTTTTTCGCAGTACAATAACACAATGTCCTGCGATCAATAATTCTACCCCTTGACTGTGAGTGGAATAAGTAAAATGCTCTCCTTTATACAGGCTGTAATGTACTGGAATTCAAGGGAACGTGGTTTGTTCAAATGGAGAACTAGAAGAGGGGGAAATGTTAGATACAGgattatttaaagtaaaataatctCCAAATATTCTGTAAACAAGCCTTGGACTACCTACAATGTTGAACACTTCTGTAACAACAGGACTAGAATgaactaaagaacaaaaaaacttAAAAAGTTCTCTGTAACAAAATCCTGCTGGGTTTCTGGTACCTGCTgattttggaaaataaaaagcTGATTTACTTTTGTATTTTCATAAGTTTCTAGACCTTTAAAAATCATTCCTGGGAAACATACATAACTTGTGTTTGTGAGAGGGATCCCATTACATGATAAGAGTTCTTAATACTGATAACTTTGTACCGATGAAGGTGGCGATCCCGTTGTTTTGACACGGAGCGCAGCGGCAGGAGCTGGTCTCGCTCTCGTACTCCTGAAGGGCGCGTTTCATGTTCTCCTGCAGGGTGTTGGCGCCAATGAAATCCGTGGCTGTCACCAGCTCGTACAAGGGGCTGGCCTACGAGACACAAAGGTTGCCGTGGTTACAAGGTTTGAAATCTCGGAACCAGAGGAAGTAACGACAATCGCGCTTCCGCTATTAATCATTGTCTCCCACTGGttatatatttcagtttattGTTTCCAGCTGTACTACAGGTCCCACGAGCCCTGGatgccagtgcatgctggcacttgtagttataCTATACTAGACTTAGAGAAATCTCCCCAAAACAAATAGCAACACAACCAACACAGAGACCAACTGATCCTTATTACAGTGTGATATTTCGCCCCATGTCCAGCTTGTCCTATCTGTGCCCCGGGATTCGGCTTCTAATCCTTACTCTGCCCTATTATATGTGTGGTGGAAGGAATTAACAGTTTATAAAGTGCAGAGTGAAGACATATTGTTACATGAACATTATAGCGTCTAATACCTTAATATTCAGGACCTCTGGGCTGTAGTACACGGCGTCGCCCCACTCCTGCATCAGCTCCGGAGTCGGGAGGTTTTTGTACGCCAGCGTAGTCACGTGTTCACTGGCCCCGCCCCTCACAAGCGCCACAAAGTCTTCAACTACTTTATTACTCGACTTTCTATCTGCAACATGTCGATACGATGATTACACAATGAAAACGATTTTACTTTCTTTCTTAAAATAGATTATATCAATCACTGACCCTGACGTAACGTATTGATATTAAAATATCCATTAGTGGAGCTTCCTGTATATATAGTAtttaaacatagaatttgacggcagataagaaccacttggcccatctattatacccaatttttaacctatggtaatctcCAACCCTAtgtgatccttagttctttgtaaggatatccttatgtctatcccaagcatgtttatattgctctactgtattatcctctaccacctctgatgggaggctattccacatatccactaccctttctgtgaagtaatttcctctgaacctacttccccccagtgtcagtgtatgtcctcgtgttctaatacttctcttcctttgtagaatgtttccctcttgcaCCTTGTTATATCCCTTGATATATATGACAGTTcctatcatgtcccccgttcccttctctgccccaaactatacatattaagatattttagtctctccgggtaagttttgtgctgtaggccatgcaccattttagttgcccttctttgtacagtctgtaatgtatttatatccttctggagatgtggcctccagaactgaacacagtattctagatgaggccgtaccaatgacctatacagtgatattattacttctttctttctgctactgatcctctccctatgtaaccaagcatctgacttaccttcctcattgctttgttacattacttacctgcctttatgtcacctgaagtagtgactcctagatccctaaactcctcagtagtttccattatagtgccggtaatactatatttagcctttgggttatTGAGACCCAAgtgtatgattttgcatttttaggcattaaactgtagttgccactctctgaCCATTCCTCCAGTCTACCTAGATCAGCAATCATTtgtttacccctcctggtgtgtctaccctgtttcatacctttgtgtcatctgcaacaagacatactatcccttcaatacatttgcaatgtcaccaatacaGATATTAacaagcactggtccaagtacagatccctggggtactccactggtaacctttccctcctgtgaatgtctccatttactataactctttgTTATCTATCCTGcagccaagatcttatccattcaaccatcttagaatccagtcCCAAGCTTTtttttaacagtctgcgatgtgggacagcgTCAAAAGCCTTAATAAAGAGGTATTTTTGCCGTGTTCAGGGCTTCTCCCGATATTAAATAGCCCTCCAGCCGGTGATTGCTATCTGTTTCTGCCTGTTATCGATATCACCGGTCCTGTCTGGCGATACTTCCCTGTGCAAACACTATTTAATATGGACAGTGGCGGCACAAATACATCACTATTGCACATTTGCCAACATTGACAACCTGGTGACAAGTGGTCTATGATGGGGGGAATCATAGCATtgcacagcagggggtggggtggCTATTGACATTCGGGAGGGTATGTGCTGTGACAAAGATAGAATGAAGGGGGACGGGGATTCTTTCTTTTCTGTATCTTAGTTTCGAACCTCCTACATTTTTTGCCGCACATTTGCGCATAACAAACTTATAAAAGAACAGAAAGCAACAGAGAAAGGCTTTGAATGAATAACTCACTTCCAATTTCCTTCAGGAGTGCGTCGCACTGGCCCCCGGACACGCTCACACTCACCCACACGCCACATATGTTACCTCCGAGCGTAACGCCTGCCTGCACGCAGGACTTTACGTCCTCCATGTTATAAGCTTTGGGATAAAGAAAATTGGAACAGGGGTAAATCAGTTCGTGTTACACCGATTATAACTCTCAGCTGTTAACATTTTACATGTTATTGAAGAAAAAGAACATTACCTTCTTTACGTACGGCTTCTTTGTTGAGGATCAAAGTATACTCATAGGTCCCTCCTAGAGTGGCCTCAGTTATGAAGTGTGTCCCGTAGTCCCGAAAGAGGTCTCGGTATTCGCCGTAAGCGTATTCCATCGGCAACTTCTTCACTCTCTGGAAGAACTCAGAATGTAGCATCAGACTACGGGCTTTTAGTTTGTATTGCGCCACTTCTAGATTGGAGCGAGCGTGAATGAATAAACTGCTCTGAAATATGCAAAAGGGACACGTTACACTGTacgaacaataaaataaaaaactgaaGTCAAAGAAAAATATAGCAGAGGACTTCCCTAAATGGACACGGCACTAACTGTCCCAATGTGTTATGGTTCGTAGAGAACTCATCTGCCATTTAACAAATAGGTCCCCTGCTGACTTGGATAGAGTCATGAAACAATATCATTTATAGAAACCTTATTTCTTTTTTAGAGAAACCACCAATGGTTTTAATATTCAAATATTCATACTGATAAAGCCAAACGATGTATGTTCTAGGCATTAGTGATGTCACTtggaaaatggctgcctccgcggTGTGTTAGAGCGCTCAGAGTGTATCAGttatgtcactagctcctagtaaATTGACAGGCTCGATTCTACGCCCACACGGTGGACGTCTCTTGTGTGAAATAGCATCTGCATACGATCTGAAATGTACCttgcgccaatgaacgcaattcatgtctgaatgcatatGGTATTTACTACTGTCTACTGCTTGAAGGGCGTAACGGGGGAGGGTAGAGGCGGATGgatataggcaatgtacagtgagggcgttgTCAACGCAGAggcggctgattcaagtcctgtgctttccttaaatgtgtatttttagccgtatcatttgcacccaccACAGAGCAGGTGTCGGTGgtgactgataatgatgactgacatggcttcgtctttgtattaaaaactacacgtatgtgcGCCACTAGATAGAACAGAACATGTATAAGTAAGTAAGAGAGAATATAATAAACAGATTTTATGCACAGttcacattaagaacatcctgactGATGTATTCAATGTCCAAATATAAATGAACATTAATTTTTAAAactcatatttttattattgatcatagtattaagagttgttaatgtaaTTTGGAAAATCTTTTTAATTGCATGCGTTCTGATCAGACGATTCACTGCCCATATGCATGTGCTGGTTCTGGTCTGGTTCTGTCTGTCCACAAATGGCTAGTAGCGTATATCCACAGCGCACTTATACCCAGATTGGGAACTTGTTTTGAGATCcgcatgtatttgaatacagtcagaataacgctcaagttctgtgctcgttttttttaaacgcaagttgcatcCGAATATCGATCAAACCCTGAATGTCTGACAAAATCACTCAGTAATGTAATTAAGTGCtaatgaagtgataggctgcagtctcattACTATTCATACTATAGTTCAGGTCACAAAAAGGCTGCCTGCGTTGTTTGTAGGCAACAGGGTGCATTACACTCATTGGCAAACCGAGgcggggtttcctagtgcctggaaatccccctccaagcctggggcactgtataatcgaggtggctggaccctgcccccgcttcacacggctctgcttgcaaagggagagctgtgtgcacctaacagtagtgcacgcagcattgcccatgtatattatggggataggaagagttggagagcagccaagcactgtctaaaattctggtcacacccactggcggcgtggtgtggaaaccccccctctacaaatcctgtgtttgcccctgccccTACCCCTTTAACGGGCATAGCCTTTACTAATTAAACTACATAACATACATATACAGCAAAGGAATGACTTCCACAATATCTCCGTCCTGCTGAGCTGTAACACTTACTGTACAATTGTGCGAGTTCTTTGAAATTACATCACCAGTATATATCGCCACCACCCTACGGAGTACTTACTGTATGTGAGAATTTCTTTGTCCTTTCCACAAAGTGTTTGTATTTGCTATCACTGTAGCTGAATCCAATTTCAATGACACTCGGTATTTTAAAGCCGATCTTGAAGCTGGTTTGCTTAGTATGGAGGCTACTGAAATCTCTTTCAAAATCTGAATACGACTCATGTTCCGACAGCGTAAACTCATACTTTCCTTTAGTCTACAAATAGAAGAGTCCATTAGCATTGAGTATGATTCAACATATTGATCTCACTGTTGATACAAAGTAACTTAGTAAAATCAATGAAGTTAGTGGGGCCATTAATATGGGGAAACTACGATGGTTAAAGTCGATTGAGTGATTgtcaatgtacagtcatgggcaaaagttttgagaatgacacaaatattggttttcacaaagtctgctgctccGGTGTCagaggtttttattgacaattctgCCTAAGATCacggccatgaataaagaatggtaccaaaacatcctccaagagcaacttctcccaaccatccaagaacagtttggtgatgaacaatgcctcttccagcatgatggagcaccttgccataaggcaaaagtgataactaagtggctcggggatcaaaacatcgaaattttgggtccatggccaggaaactcctcagaccttaatcccattgagaacttgtggtcaatccccaAGAGGCGGCTGGACAAACAAAATCctgcaaattctgacaaactccaagcattgattaggccagaatgggcggccatcagtcagtatgtggcccagaaggtgattgacagctgccggggcgaactgcagaggtcttcaataagaagggtcaacactgcaaatattgactctttgcataaacttaatgtaattgtcaataaaagcctttgacacttatgaaatgcttgtaatgttacttcagtataccatagcaacatctgacagagGTCTAaagacactgaagcagcaaacgttgtgaaaaccaatacttgtttcattcgcaaaacttttggccatgactgtttgaatgtttttattggaAATTCCCTGcgggcatgctggaacatgtagttccccAACAACTAGAACGCCCCTGCCTAACATTGATGTGGAGCATTATAAACATGGAGGACAGCCTTGCGTTTTTTCCAATAAACATACAATGGTTTTATAACGACAAAGTAAATATTTTGCAGCATTTACATCTGGTTTCGGTGTTTTAATCCGACTTACTTCAGGGACGTAACTTTCCACGTTGTACGGTTTTCTGAACCGCGTCTCCAGGATGTAATGCGGAGAACAGCCGCCGGCGTAATAGCGGTGATCTAGTACAAAACCTTCACGGTTATTTGTGAATAAATTCAACCTGGAGAAAAGAAAAAGTCAGTAAATTGTTGCGTGAATATGACGCAGGGATTACTTGCGCTTCCTGGTGTTcatatatttatgaaataaaacatgtttgATACAAATAGTGTATCTGGACATTGGTAATATTGATACATTAAACAATTTTGTTTgcaaggcaaaataaatgatGTTTGCCTGTTTCTGTACGTCCTATTACAATGGCTACTTATTCCAAATATTCGGAGAGTCAAAGAAATCAAATTTTTGTCAATAATCAATTCTCTTATTGATTTTTAAAAGCAGCCACACGTTCTGCATTTATAGGGATCTGATAACGGTTCTCATACATTCATCTGAGAACAACTTTTCTGCTCTGTTGGTACAGATGTAGTGATATTACAGTGATATTTATACCAATCTTCGGGCAGCAGGAGAGGACGCAGCATGAACTGCCAATCTTTAAATGATTAAAATGTGATGCGCAGCGGACGCTCAGTGCGGAGATGAAAGCAATGAGCTCTTCTTCCGTATCTGCTCAGCTGTCAGTCACACGCTCAGGAAATGGTGCCAGAGGAGTCCCCAGCTGAGCAGCTGGCATCCTGAGCACATGGTCAAGCTGCTCTGCCCACAGTAAGGCTGCTTGCACAGCTCTTTGTTTAGTACAGTCCCATTATTTGCATTCTCTTCCCTATAACCTCtttctctcctcctacagctcccaGCCCCCTCTCTTACTGAGGGGGGGATAATCTTCTCACAAGTGAATATAATGGGATTGTATCCTGATGATATGCATGACATGGTTAGGGGCGGGGTTATAATGTCATAGGGGTGTGGCCAGCTCCAGAAAAATCAGGAAATATGACAGAGAGGTGACAGACACGGTCCCCTCAGTTTTCTCATAGCCTGCACAGAGGGGTAACACAAGACTAAGGGGCAGATGTAATAAAGATtctgaaaagaaaaagtggaggtgttgcccatagcaaccaatcggatactagctgtcatttatctagaatctgattggctgctatgggcaacacctccacttttccttgttagatgctttagtaaatctatccctaagttAGTGTCCCATTAATGCATTAAGTGTTAGGGGTATGGTTCCTCTGTGCTGCTAGTGGCTGTACGTGCAGTAAAGGGGTGAGAATTAGGGAACGGGGGCCAGGACAGCCCTACTAGTAATGCAGGTTAGAGAGATATTATACAACGTGTGCGCAGTTCATTGTCTGCTGTGCTGCTGGATAACACCGGTCTACAtcctacttgtgtatatattgcaGAGGGCACCTACCCAGACGCAAGGTTCTCAATCGCCCAGTACTGCTCCATCTCATCGGTGCACGAGCTCCGGACCGTCTTACAATCCTTCTCATCGGACAAATCCCCACAGTCATCGTCCCCGTTACACAGCAGCCGACGTGTGATACACTTTCCTGGTGCCCAAACAGAGGAGAGTAGTCAGGATATGCAGGGACTGACCTCAGTCTCTAATGTGTCACTAACCATAAGCCCAAGATCTGTAAGTACTATGGTGCCTGGTAATATAACTGTAGTTCTGACGTCTGCAGCGCCGTGGGTccatctgcgcatgcgtgacccAGATTGACGGCACACGCATGCGGGCTAAAACGGGAAACTCGGTCTTGGGGGGACTTccgttgaaaaaaaataaaatgctaataaaaataaaatgttttaaaaatattttttttaaaaaattgtaattaAGTTGGAGCATTCCAATATGAAGAAAGGCTTTTTTCAAGTATTTCCGCtactatcaccatcctgagatggcgatagcgtCAGAGAGACCACGGCGGTACTTGTTTTGCACGGGAAAGTCGTCACCCAGCGAAAGCTATCACTGGCGATAACTATAGAATCTGAGAGAAGTAAATCCCAAGGTTCTATCCTGTctacattgttacattgttacattgttactTGTCCAGTTAGATTCCAGGATTctacacacacatcagtcacaGAAGACGCTCTTACCGGATTCTGCACATTGGAAGCCTTCACATCTCTTTGTGTTTCTGCAGATGCTGCTTGTGACGCAGGACTCCTCTTGTCGGTCTATCGTGTAACAGGGCTCGCCATTGAATTGAGGCACTGTCGACAGCTGAGCATATCGGAACTGCGCAA
This window of the Mixophyes fleayi isolate aMixFle1 chromosome 8, aMixFle1.hap1, whole genome shotgun sequence genome carries:
- the C8B gene encoding complement component C8 beta chain translates to MLLSSILLILGLYLTSCQSQDNATNQTLAKSRSARSVSRTPDPIDCVLSSWSSWSTCDPCQKKRFRYAQLSTVPQFNGEPCYTIDRQEESCVTSSICRNTKRCEGFQCAESGKCITRRLLCNGDDDCGDLSDEKDCKTVRSSCTDEMEQYWAIENLASGLNLFTNNREGFVLDHRYYAGGCSPHYILETRFRKPYNVESYVPETKGKYEFTLSEHESYSDFERDFSSLHTKQTSFKIGFKIPSVIEIGFSYSDSKYKHFVERTKKFSHTSSLFIHARSNLEVAQYKLKARSLMLHSEFFQRVKKLPMEYAYGEYRDLFRDYGTHFITEATLGGTYEYTLILNKEAVRKEAYNMEDVKSCVQAGVTLGGNICGVWVSVSVSGGQCDALLKEIGNRKSSNKVVEDFVALVRGGASEHVTTLAYKNLPTPELMQEWGDAVYYSPEVLNIKASPLYELVTATDFIGANTLQENMKRALQEYESETSSCRCAPCQNNGIATFIENRCECICPLGFKGPACEITQRPVPAIDGNWNCWSDWTPCSGRVQTRERQCVNPRPQNGGKPCDGAATDSRNC